The Flavobacterium commune genome contains a region encoding:
- a CDS encoding App1 family protein, whose translation MKPIIKLYRGYANEQELIVMGHVFLPTRKVEYDFQDKNFKNASSIIGMYRMKTWSNADIYLSHNQKTIHTRTLKDGYFKFCIPLGQEHYGWIDYEVSLNYNGETIAAKESYIRPKIDHLGIISDIDDTFLVSYTLNPLRKLYHLLFRNVNRRKIFEDVTAHYQALSQSGRENKEELNIFFYVSSSEWNLYRFIVKFTEIHQLPKAVLLLKDIKTSLRNFFWTGRGGHNHKFEKIKHILEFYPNLKYVLIGDDSQEDPYLYEAISKIFPLTIQAIYIRQTAKHKKTKVLKTLQNLESLSVEVCYFKKSKEAIAHSKKIGLIN comes from the coding sequence ATGAAGCCCATCATAAAACTATATCGTGGTTATGCTAATGAACAGGAGCTAATTGTAATGGGACACGTTTTTTTACCCACAAGAAAAGTAGAATACGATTTTCAGGATAAAAATTTTAAAAATGCCAGTTCGATTATTGGAATGTATCGAATGAAAACCTGGTCTAACGCTGACATTTACTTAAGTCACAACCAAAAAACAATTCATACCCGAACATTAAAAGACGGTTATTTTAAATTTTGCATTCCGCTGGGACAAGAGCATTACGGATGGATAGACTATGAGGTAAGTTTGAATTACAATGGTGAGACCATAGCCGCAAAAGAAAGTTATATCCGCCCTAAAATAGACCATCTGGGCATCATATCGGATATTGACGATACTTTTTTAGTTTCTTATACTTTAAATCCTTTAAGAAAATTGTATCATCTATTATTTAGAAATGTAAATAGACGCAAAATTTTTGAAGATGTTACAGCGCATTATCAGGCACTGAGTCAATCAGGCAGAGAAAACAAAGAAGAGCTTAATATCTTTTTTTACGTTTCCAGCAGTGAGTGGAATCTCTACCGTTTTATTGTCAAGTTTACCGAAATTCACCAGCTACCCAAAGCAGTTTTACTATTGAAAGACATTAAAACCAGTTTGCGAAATTTTTTCTGGACTGGCAGAGGCGGACACAATCATAAATTTGAAAAAATCAAACACATATTAGAATTTTATCCCAACTTGAAATATGTTCTCATAGGCGATGATTCACAGGAAGACCCTTATTTATACGAAGCTATCAGCAAAATTTTTCCCTTAACTATTCAGGCTATTTATATCAGACAAACTGCCAAACACAAAAAAACAAAAGTGCTTAAAACACTTCAAAATCTCGAAAGTCTTTCTGTAGAAGTTTGTTATTTCAAAAAAAGTAAAGAAGCTATTGCTCATTCTAAAAAAATAGGCTTGATTAATTAA
- a CDS encoding diacylglycerol/lipid kinase family protein, producing MLKNNVMMVVNPVSGGLDKGYLVDQVSHYAQQLNLNLMCFETTGVNDLDNIRTYYKKFNPARVLIAGGDGTIKIVAEALKLEDVIFGILPVGSSNGLATDLGLVKSSEENIAIAFQNHFVAIDCIIINGKMCLHLSDLGLNAELIKNYHKSAIRGKLGYALQIFNTLLHAEKSFQVIVKTNQQLVETKARMIVIANSQKYGTGVVINPIGIMSDGKFELIILKKLDFSVFFKIIMGKITVSSGDITVISTDNAMISIDKPISFQIDGEYCGTETNLDIAMSKRKLKVAMLKV from the coding sequence ATGTTGAAAAATAATGTAATGATGGTGGTAAATCCTGTTTCGGGTGGACTTGATAAAGGCTATTTGGTCGATCAGGTGTCTCATTATGCTCAACAGTTAAATCTAAATTTAATGTGTTTTGAAACCACTGGTGTTAATGATTTAGATAATATAAGAACTTATTACAAAAAGTTTAATCCCGCGCGGGTGTTGATAGCCGGAGGAGATGGAACCATCAAAATTGTTGCTGAAGCTTTGAAACTTGAGGATGTGATTTTTGGAATTTTACCGGTTGGTTCGTCAAATGGTTTAGCCACCGATTTGGGTTTAGTGAAATCATCAGAAGAAAATATTGCCATTGCTTTTCAAAACCATTTTGTAGCCATTGATTGTATTATTATTAATGGTAAAATGTGTTTGCATTTGAGTGATTTAGGATTGAATGCCGAGTTGATTAAAAATTATCATAAAAGTGCCATTCGGGGAAAATTAGGTTATGCTTTGCAAATTTTCAATACTTTGTTACATGCTGAAAAATCGTTTCAGGTAATTGTGAAAACCAATCAACAATTGGTTGAAACTAAAGCTCGTATGATTGTTATTGCCAATTCTCAAAAGTACGGAACTGGAGTAGTGATTAACCCTATCGGAATTATGAGTGACGGTAAATTTGAATTGATTATTTTGAAAAAATTAGATTTCAGTGTTTTTTTTAAGATTATAATGGGAAAAATAACCGTTTCTTCTGGCGATATTACCGTGATTTCTACTGACAATGCTATGATTAGTATTGATAAACCTATAAGTTTTCAAATAGATGGAGAATACTGTGGTACCGAAACCAATCTGGATATTGCTATGTCCAAAAGAAAATTAAAAGTGGCGATGCTTAAAGTTTAA
- a CDS encoding 8-amino-7-oxononanoate synthase, with amino-acid sequence MNPSYSFKIYNSVQDLPVHWDDLATNTIFLNRKYLRILETSAPGNMNCHFIALFYNEEIVGIAVSQFLDLSQIPSFGERDSCLRTKIRNFVFKRFGSKVLIIGNNMLTGQNAFSLHPKFPIKELVKLLKKATDNLENTLEKQGNKPHLSIFKDFSATEIDIFNIPEYDPFYRFSTQPNMIFDIKNSWHIFDDYIANKNKKYRDQYKRARKKSEALIKQKMNLEDIQKHRKRIYELYLNVAQKAAFNTFYLNEDHFEIFKKNLKEQFLFYGYFDNNQLIGFNTLIKNGSDIDTYFLGYDEHCQKEKMLYLNMLYDMIGYSINKKYSRIIFARTALEIKSSVGAKAVNMFGLIKHNNPFLNLFVSRTFGYFEPKMEWQERNPFK; translated from the coding sequence TTGAACCCATCCTATTCTTTTAAAATATACAATTCAGTCCAAGACCTGCCTGTGCATTGGGATGATTTGGCAACCAATACTATTTTTCTTAATCGAAAGTATTTAAGAATTCTGGAAACTTCTGCCCCGGGCAATATGAACTGTCATTTTATTGCATTATTTTACAACGAAGAAATTGTTGGTATTGCCGTTTCTCAATTTTTAGATTTAAGCCAAATCCCTTCTTTTGGAGAAAGAGACAGTTGTTTGAGAACCAAAATCAGGAATTTTGTTTTTAAAAGATTTGGTTCAAAAGTGCTAATCATTGGCAATAATATGCTAACAGGACAAAATGCTTTTTCTCTCCACCCAAAATTCCCAATCAAAGAACTTGTCAAACTACTTAAAAAAGCTACTGACAACTTAGAAAACACATTGGAAAAACAGGGAAACAAACCACATCTTAGCATTTTTAAAGATTTTTCGGCAACGGAGATTGACATTTTCAACATTCCGGAATACGATCCTTTTTATCGATTTTCTACCCAACCCAATATGATTTTTGACATTAAGAATTCCTGGCATATTTTTGACGATTACATCGCTAATAAAAACAAAAAATACCGAGATCAATACAAAAGAGCCCGAAAAAAATCGGAAGCCTTGATAAAACAAAAAATGAATCTCGAAGACATCCAAAAACATCGAAAACGAATTTATGAATTGTATTTGAATGTTGCCCAAAAAGCCGCTTTTAACACCTTTTACCTCAATGAAGATCACTTTGAAATATTCAAGAAAAACTTAAAAGAGCAATTTTTATTTTATGGTTATTTTGACAACAATCAATTAATTGGGTTCAACACCCTAATCAAAAATGGCTCCGACATTGACACTTATTTTCTGGGCTATGATGAGCATTGCCAAAAAGAAAAAATGCTGTATTTGAATATGCTGTATGATATGATAGGCTATTCGATTAATAAAAAATACAGCCGTATTATTTTTGCCAGAACTGCATTAGAAATCAAAAGTTCAGTAGGCGCAAAGGCGGTAAATATGTTTGGGCTTATCAAACATAACAATCCTTTTTTGAATTTATTTGTATCCAGAACCTTTGGTTATTTTGAACCTAAAATGGAATGGCAGGAGCGAAACCCATTCAAGTAA
- a CDS encoding 4a-hydroxytetrahydrobiopterin dehydratase, with translation MEVYNENTAQSMLSELTNWTFVNNGIEKKFQFKNFNQALAFIVQVGLLAETKNHHPELYNVYNKVNIRLSTHDANGVTDKDFDLAKAIEKLF, from the coding sequence ATGGAAGTTTATAATGAAAATACAGCTCAGTCTATGTTGTCAGAATTGACTAACTGGACTTTTGTAAATAATGGTATAGAAAAGAAATTTCAGTTTAAAAATTTCAATCAGGCACTTGCTTTTATCGTTCAGGTAGGATTATTGGCAGAAACTAAAAATCATCATCCTGAATTGTATAATGTTTACAACAAAGTTAACATTCGATTATCAACTCATGATGCTAATGGAGTAACCGATAAGGATTTTGATTTAGCTAAAGCAATTGAAAAATTGTTTTAG
- a CDS encoding DUF1761 domain-containing protein: MEINFLALFVAALSTLVIGFIWYSPKVFGTIWMKESGLTEEKMKGANMPVIFIMAVFFALLIAMILQFLTIHQWGAFGMIGGGGAADIKPSYAAFMNDYGTAYRTFKHGALHGFLAGLFLAFPMIATNALFERKSWKYTFINSGYWMLCFMIMGGIICVWQ; this comes from the coding sequence ATGGAAATTAATTTCTTGGCATTATTTGTCGCTGCATTATCAACTTTAGTAATTGGATTCATTTGGTACAGTCCAAAAGTATTTGGAACAATCTGGATGAAAGAATCCGGATTGACCGAAGAAAAGATGAAAGGTGCTAATATGCCCGTTATCTTTATTATGGCAGTATTTTTTGCTTTATTGATTGCTATGATTCTACAGTTTTTAACCATTCATCAGTGGGGAGCCTTCGGAATGATTGGTGGCGGAGGCGCAGCAGACATCAAACCTTCATATGCCGCCTTTATGAACGATTATGGAACAGCTTACAGAACTTTCAAACACGGCGCTTTACATGGATTTCTGGCGGGACTTTTCCTGGCTTTCCCAATGATTGCAACCAACGCATTATTTGAACGAAAAAGCTGGAAATACACCTTTATCAATAGCGGCTATTGGATGCTATGTTTTATGATTATGGGCGGAATTATCTGCGTCTGGCAATAA
- a CDS encoding leucine-rich repeat domain-containing protein → MKKIFTLFLMLLASFSMMANVTLSDKEILVKLYEATSGSQWKVKWDLSQPMTSWSGVKVQNDKVIALDLQNNNLVGLIPAELGNLKSLQELNLHKNQLSGSIPASLGNLKELKVLDLSFNALTSAIPESICNLTNLKTLELYMNRLSGQLPASIGNLQNLETLAVFNNEIEGAIPASFYQMKSLKTVLLNSNKMSGSLSADIANLTQLTNLSLFENNFQGQVPLALEKLNGLKEMNISYNKFNGLVTKKLAMLDTLNMTMVNESGVAYLMNVAVEMEKRPIVAED, encoded by the coding sequence ATGAAAAAAATATTTACTCTATTTTTAATGCTTTTAGCTTCATTTTCAATGATGGCTAATGTGACGCTTTCTGATAAAGAAATACTTGTAAAATTGTATGAAGCTACTAGCGGTAGCCAATGGAAAGTAAAATGGGATTTGTCTCAACCTATGACTAGCTGGTCAGGTGTTAAGGTTCAGAATGATAAAGTAATTGCTTTAGATTTGCAAAATAATAATTTGGTAGGTTTAATTCCGGCTGAATTGGGTAATTTGAAGAGTTTACAAGAATTAAATTTACACAAAAATCAATTATCCGGAAGTATTCCTGCGAGTTTAGGAAATTTAAAAGAATTAAAAGTTTTAGACTTGTCTTTTAATGCTTTAACGTCTGCTATTCCAGAATCCATTTGTAATTTAACTAATCTGAAAACTTTAGAATTATACATGAATAGACTTTCAGGCCAGTTACCGGCTAGTATTGGGAATTTGCAAAATTTAGAGACTTTAGCAGTTTTTAATAACGAAATTGAAGGAGCTATTCCTGCTTCGTTCTACCAAATGAAATCTTTAAAAACAGTATTGTTGAACAGTAACAAAATGAGTGGTAGTTTGAGTGCTGATATTGCTAATTTGACTCAATTGACCAATTTAAGTTTGTTTGAAAATAATTTTCAAGGACAGGTGCCTTTAGCTCTTGAGAAATTAAACGGATTGAAAGAGATGAATATTTCTTATAATAAATTTAATGGTCTGGTAACTAAAAAATTGGCTATGTTAGATACACTAAATATGACTATGGTTAATGAAAGTGGTGTGGCTTATTTAATGAATGTTGCTGTAGAAATGGAAAAAAGACCTATTGTAGCTGAGGATTAA
- a CDS encoding SDR family oxidoreductase produces MNLFNIKNKVAVITGGTGVLGSSIAGHLAASGAKIVIIGRNQETIDNSISTLTKNGYDALGIAADILNKKSLEEAREKIVNYYGKVDVLLNAAGGNMPGATISEDQTIFDLSMDAFQTVTDLNLNGTVLPSIIFGELMAKQKEGVIINFSSMTVERAVTRVVGYSASKAAMENFTRWMAVEMATKFSDKIRVNAIAPGFFIGNQNRKLLTNEDGSYSPRGNSIINNTPMKRFGEANELAGAIHFLCSEASQFITGIVLPVDGGFSAFSGV; encoded by the coding sequence ATGAATTTATTTAACATTAAAAACAAAGTTGCCGTAATTACCGGAGGAACCGGTGTTTTAGGCAGCTCTATTGCCGGGCATTTAGCCGCTTCAGGCGCAAAAATTGTCATCATAGGCAGAAATCAGGAAACAATAGACAATAGCATCAGCACACTTACAAAAAATGGCTATGATGCCTTAGGAATTGCTGCCGATATTCTCAACAAAAAATCATTAGAGGAAGCCAGAGAAAAAATCGTAAACTATTACGGGAAAGTGGATGTTTTATTGAATGCCGCCGGAGGAAATATGCCGGGAGCAACCATCAGTGAAGACCAAACAATTTTTGATTTATCGATGGATGCTTTTCAAACTGTGACCGATTTAAACTTAAATGGTACTGTACTTCCTTCGATAATTTTTGGTGAACTGATGGCGAAACAAAAAGAAGGAGTTATCATTAATTTCTCATCAATGACTGTTGAAAGAGCCGTAACCCGTGTGGTAGGTTATTCGGCATCTAAGGCTGCGATGGAAAACTTTACCCGATGGATGGCAGTAGAAATGGCTACAAAGTTCAGTGATAAAATTCGGGTAAATGCAATTGCTCCGGGATTTTTTATTGGAAACCAAAACCGAAAACTGCTAACCAATGAAGACGGAAGCTATTCTCCAAGAGGAAACAGCATTATTAACAACACACCAATGAAGAGATTTGGAGAAGCCAATGAACTAGCAGGAGCAATTCACTTTTTATGCAGCGAGGCATCTCAATTCATCACCGGAATAGTACTTCCTGTAGATGGTGGATTTAGTGCTTTTAGCGGAGTTTAA
- the nagB gene encoding glucosamine-6-phosphate deaminase, translating to MIKSNIDKATGFEKRFENINTVVFENSKTASIAVAHEIAALIRSKQELQESCVLGLATGSSPKGLYAELVRMHKEEGLSFKNVITFNLDEYYPMEPDSINSYVRFMKELLLDQVDILPENYNIPDGTLSKEQIQDYCAQYEEKIEALGGIDLQILGIGGNGHIGFNESGSLQNSKTRLVALDHITRVAASKDFSGLNNTPRTAITLGVKKIMEAKRVILLAWGEGKSNIVKASAEGTVTNLVPASFLQEHNNAIFVLDQEAASKLTRINKPWLVEKIIWTDKLTRKAVLGMALELKKPILRLTDADYIENGMSDLLADLGPAYNININIFNKLQHTITGWPGGKPNADDSNRPERAAPARKRVLIFSPHPDDDIISMGGTFMRLQEQGHEVHVAYQTSGNIAVADSEAERFARFVCDYNEKFDIKSPEANAIYEKAQEFLNNKKTSQIDTPEVRHIKGLIRKGEARATSHFVGLTDDQIHFMDLPFYETGTIEKKPLGKADIQLTMDLIEKIKPHQIFAAGDLADPHGTHKVCLDAILDAVKNLKSKDFINDCWLWLYRGAWQEWGIDEIEMAVPMSPDQVLAKRHGIFKHQSQKDGVVFQGTDAREFWQRAEDRNKETAELYDQLGLSNYAAMEAFVRWKY from the coding sequence ATGATAAAAAGCAATATTGACAAAGCTACAGGATTTGAAAAACGTTTCGAAAATATCAATACTGTTGTTTTCGAAAATTCAAAAACTGCCTCAATAGCTGTCGCTCATGAGATTGCGGCATTAATCCGATCCAAACAGGAACTGCAGGAATCCTGTGTTCTGGGACTAGCAACCGGATCTTCTCCAAAAGGTTTGTATGCCGAATTAGTGCGTATGCACAAAGAGGAAGGTCTTAGTTTTAAAAATGTTATCACTTTCAACCTGGACGAATATTATCCAATGGAACCAGATTCTATCAATAGCTACGTGCGATTTATGAAAGAATTACTATTGGATCAGGTAGATATTTTACCCGAAAATTACAATATTCCTGACGGTACTTTATCAAAAGAACAAATTCAGGATTACTGCGCTCAATACGAAGAAAAAATAGAAGCACTTGGCGGAATCGACTTGCAAATTTTGGGTATCGGTGGTAACGGACACATTGGTTTTAACGAATCAGGCTCTTTACAAAACTCGAAAACGAGATTAGTTGCTCTGGATCATATTACAAGAGTAGCGGCGAGTAAAGATTTCTCCGGATTAAATAACACGCCCAGAACAGCCATTACTTTAGGCGTAAAAAAAATAATGGAAGCCAAAAGAGTTATTCTACTGGCTTGGGGTGAAGGAAAATCAAACATCGTCAAAGCATCTGCCGAAGGAACTGTTACCAATCTTGTCCCTGCTTCTTTCTTACAGGAACACAATAATGCTATTTTTGTACTAGATCAGGAAGCTGCTTCAAAGCTAACCAGAATCAACAAGCCCTGGCTGGTTGAAAAAATTATATGGACAGACAAATTAACCCGAAAAGCTGTTCTGGGAATGGCATTGGAGCTTAAAAAGCCAATCTTGCGACTTACCGATGCCGATTATATAGAAAACGGAATGAGCGATTTATTGGCCGATCTAGGTCCGGCTTACAACATCAACATCAATATTTTTAACAAACTACAACACACTATTACCGGGTGGCCGGGTGGAAAACCCAATGCCGATGATTCCAACAGACCAGAACGCGCCGCACCAGCCAGAAAAAGAGTGTTGATTTTTAGTCCGCATCCTGATGATGATATTATTAGTATGGGAGGTACTTTTATGCGTTTACAGGAACAGGGGCATGAAGTTCATGTAGCTTATCAAACTTCAGGAAATATTGCTGTAGCTGATAGTGAAGCCGAAAGGTTTGCGCGATTTGTATGTGATTACAACGAAAAATTTGATATTAAAAGTCCTGAAGCCAACGCAATTTACGAGAAAGCTCAGGAATTTTTAAACAACAAAAAAACAAGCCAAATAGACACGCCCGAAGTAAGGCACATAAAAGGGCTTATTAGAAAAGGAGAAGCCCGTGCAACCAGCCATTTTGTGGGACTGACTGACGATCAAATTCACTTTATGGATCTTCCTTTTTATGAAACCGGAACTATCGAAAAGAAACCTTTAGGTAAGGCTGACATTCAATTGACAATGGATCTTATTGAAAAAATAAAACCACACCAAATATTTGCAGCAGGAGACCTTGCCGATCCGCACGGAACGCACAAAGTATGTTTGGATGCCATTCTCGATGCAGTAAAAAACCTAAAATCAAAAGATTTTATAAACGACTGCTGGTTGTGGCTGTATCGCGGTGCCTGGCAGGAATGGGGCATTGACGAAATAGAAATGGCAGTACCTATGAGTCCGGATCAGGTTTTAGCTAAAAGACACGGAATATTCAAACATCAATCTCAAAAAGACGGTGTGGTATTCCAAGGCACAGATGCCAGAGAATTTTGGCAAAGAGCCGAAGACCGTAACAAAGAAACCGCTGAATTGTATGACCAATTGGGCTTATCCAATTATGCTGCAATGGAAGCCTTTGTTAGGTGGAAATATTAA
- a CDS encoding solute:sodium symporter family transporter encodes MLYTYLGFFGFTLLVIFYTSYKLRKDNLNTSNGYFFAGKSLSAPVIAGSMLLTNISTEHLIGMNGSAYKNGIIVIAWEVTSAIALVIAAIYIIPRFLKLELTTIPEFLEKRFDSSVRSVVAVLLVSSYVVTLLPIILYSGAINIESIFDFATVFSITKEESLVYTVLAIGIIGSAYAIFGGLKAVAFSDSLNGIGLMLGGLLVTIIALYQIGKGNIFEGVSSIYNFAPKKFDIIGKEDSVLPFSTLFTGLMINQIYFWGMNQAIIQRALGAKNLIEAQKGLIYTGILKLLMPLIIVVPGLIGFYYFQEQYYDKPDLIYPLLVKKVLPTYLYGFFAAVILGAVLSTFNSILNSASTIFCMDIYKKSLNKDTTEEKLVYYGKITSIILAVIAISVAPLVAHAPSGLYLLLQELNGIFFIPVSSILVAGLFFKQINAAGAKAGLFFGFVFYILTSFVFKINIHFVHLWGIEFVLNFIIMLLVSKRFNTTNTEYEEELSKNHEKSWPGMNLAGTILVSLTILIYIILS; translated from the coding sequence ATGTTATATACCTATTTAGGCTTTTTTGGATTCACACTCCTGGTTATCTTTTACACGAGTTACAAACTCCGAAAAGACAATCTAAACACGTCAAATGGATATTTTTTTGCCGGAAAAAGTTTATCAGCACCTGTTATTGCAGGATCTATGTTGTTAACAAACATTTCCACCGAACATCTAATTGGGATGAATGGGAGTGCTTATAAAAACGGAATTATCGTCATTGCCTGGGAAGTAACCTCGGCAATAGCCTTAGTTATAGCCGCCATTTATATCATTCCTCGCTTTCTAAAACTAGAACTTACCACCATCCCTGAATTTCTGGAAAAACGATTCGATTCGAGTGTACGCTCCGTCGTTGCTGTTTTACTGGTTAGTTCATACGTGGTTACCTTATTACCAATCATTTTATACTCAGGAGCAATTAATATCGAAAGTATTTTTGATTTTGCAACTGTTTTCTCGATAACCAAAGAAGAATCCCTGGTCTATACAGTACTGGCTATTGGAATTATTGGTTCAGCCTACGCAATTTTTGGAGGGTTAAAAGCCGTCGCTTTTTCCGATTCTCTCAACGGAATAGGATTAATGCTTGGAGGTCTGTTAGTCACAATTATTGCCTTGTATCAAATTGGAAAAGGAAATATTTTTGAAGGAGTCAGTTCCATTTATAATTTTGCTCCAAAAAAGTTTGACATCATAGGAAAAGAGGATTCTGTTTTACCTTTTTCGACACTTTTTACAGGACTGATGATTAACCAAATTTATTTTTGGGGAATGAATCAAGCCATTATCCAAAGAGCTTTGGGAGCAAAAAATTTAATAGAAGCTCAAAAAGGCTTAATCTATACCGGCATTCTAAAACTATTAATGCCGCTCATCATTGTAGTTCCCGGATTAATTGGATTTTATTATTTCCAGGAGCAATATTATGACAAACCCGATTTGATTTATCCTCTTTTGGTTAAAAAAGTTTTACCCACTTATCTCTACGGTTTTTTTGCCGCAGTGATATTAGGAGCCGTACTAAGCACTTTTAACAGCATCTTAAATTCTGCTAGTACTATTTTTTGTATGGATATTTACAAAAAAAGCTTAAACAAAGATACCACCGAAGAAAAGCTGGTCTATTATGGAAAAATTACCTCTATCATACTCGCCGTAATAGCCATTTCGGTAGCACCATTAGTAGCTCATGCACCTTCCGGATTGTATCTTCTTTTACAGGAATTAAACGGAATCTTCTTCATCCCGGTTTCATCCATATTAGTTGCCGGTTTATTTTTTAAGCAAATTAATGCCGCCGGTGCAAAAGCGGGATTATTTTTTGGATTTGTATTCTACATCCTAACTTCATTTGTATTTAAAATCAACATCCATTTTGTGCACTTATGGGGAATCGAATTTGTACTGAATTTCATTATTATGTTACTCGTTTCAAAACGATTTAATACAACCAATACAGAATACGAGGAAGAACTTTCTAAAAATCATGAAAAATCATGGCCCGGAATGAACCTGGCAGGAACTATTTTAGTTTCATTAACCATTTTAATTTATATCATACTATCTTAG
- a CDS encoding inositol oxygenase family protein produces MEKANNTDKFNNPMHQIDDWEENLIERYPDPSLEKKEKEEFRNYVDSERVETVREFYRINHTYQTYDFVCEKEKEFLKFDRKEMSLWEAVDFLNTLVDDSDPDIDLDQFQHLLQTSEAIRADGHPDWFVLTGFLHDIGKVLCLFGEPQWAVVGDTFPVGCKFSDKIVYPEFFAANPDSTNEKYNTKYGVYSPNCGLDKVKMSWGHDEYLYQILKDHLPEPALYMIRYHSFYSQHRENAYTHLMTEHDIEMFEWVKKFNPYDLYTKAPVKPDSKALRPYYEELVAKYLPATLKF; encoded by the coding sequence ATGGAAAAAGCGAACAACACCGACAAATTCAATAATCCGATGCACCAAATTGATGATTGGGAAGAAAACTTAATCGAACGCTATCCTGATCCTTCATTAGAAAAAAAAGAAAAAGAAGAATTCCGCAATTATGTGGATTCTGAAAGAGTAGAAACCGTAAGAGAGTTTTACCGAATTAACCATACTTATCAAACCTATGATTTTGTATGCGAAAAAGAAAAAGAGTTCCTAAAATTTGATCGCAAAGAAATGTCACTATGGGAAGCCGTGGATTTCCTGAATACTTTAGTAGATGATAGCGACCCTGATATTGACTTAGATCAATTCCAGCATTTATTGCAAACATCAGAGGCCATTCGTGCCGATGGTCACCCGGATTGGTTTGTACTAACAGGATTTTTACATGACATTGGAAAAGTATTATGTTTATTTGGCGAACCACAATGGGCTGTTGTAGGCGATACATTCCCTGTAGGATGTAAATTCTCAGATAAAATAGTTTATCCGGAGTTTTTTGCTGCCAATCCGGATAGTACTAATGAAAAATACAACACTAAATATGGTGTTTATTCTCCTAACTGCGGATTAGACAAGGTAAAAATGAGCTGGGGACATGATGAATATTTGTACCAAATCCTGAAAGATCACTTGCCTGAACCAGCTTTATACATGATTCGTTACCATTCATTCTATTCTCAACACAGGGAAAATGCTTATACACATTTAATGACCGAGCATGATATTGAAATGTTTGAATGGGTTAAAAAATTCAATCCTTACGATTTGTACACTAAAGCACCTGTAAAACCCGATTCGAAAGCTTTACGCCCTTATTACGAAGAATTAGTTGCTAAATATTTGCCTGCAACTTTAAAATTCTAA